Proteins found in one Triticum aestivum cultivar Chinese Spring chromosome 4D, IWGSC CS RefSeq v2.1, whole genome shotgun sequence genomic segment:
- the LOC123097869 gene encoding histone H2A codes for MDVSGAAAKGKKGAAGRKAGGPRKKSVTRSVKAGLQFPVGRIGRYLKKGRYAPRVGTGAPVYLAAVLEYLAAELLELAGNAAKDNKKSRIIPRHLLLAVRNDEELGKLLAGVTIAHGGVIPKINPVLLPKKTAEKEGKEPKSPKKAAKSPKKATKA; via the coding sequence ATGGATGTCTCAGGCGCTGCAGCCAAGGGCAAGAAGGGCGCGGCCGGGCGCAAGGCCGGCGGCCCCAGGAAGAAGTCGGTGACGCGGTCCGTCAAGGCCGGGCTGCAGTTCCCCGTCGGCCGCATCGGGCGCTACCTCAAGAAGGGCCGCTACGCCCCGCGCGTGGGCACCGGCGCCCCCGTCTACCTCGCCGCCGTCCTAGAGTACCTCGCCGCCGAGCTGCTGGAGCTCGCCGGGAACGCCGCCAAGGACAACAAGAAGAGCCGCATCATCCCGCGGCACCTGCTGCTCGCCGTCCGGAACGACGAGGAGCTCGGAAAGCTGCTGGCCGGCGTCACCATCGCGCACGGCGGTGTGATCCCCAAGATCAACCCGGTGCTGCTCCCCAAGAAGACGGCGGAGAAGGAGGGCAAGGAGCCCAAGTCTCCCAAGAAGGCCGCCAAGTCCCCCAAGAAGGCCACCAAGGCTTAG